In a single window of the Rhodothermales bacterium genome:
- a CDS encoding DEAD/DEAH box helicase, with translation MAYKAVIDLTQKAQDDKRKQQAKERFQEPEPALPPMDVKDLPPALQDGVEGVGWPSLMPVQQRAVPYMLAGQDLIVQARTGTGKTGAFLLPLLELLDPHKKEMQALVLGPTRELARQILSEFERMNGGRPEEERLHAVAVYGGVGYGPQVSAFKEGAQLVVGTPGRVLDHLDKGTLRLDGLRILILDEADEMLSMGFYPAMKKLQRFLPRNRQSYMFSATMPFKVQRMGEEFLQKPGFLTLSSGRVHVDSMDHRAYRVSAMDKDRTLVRLIELENPDAAIIFANTRREVEYLAAFLRNFGHDAAEISSDLTQSAREEVMGRLRKGELRFLVATDVAARGIDISDLSHVFMYDVPQDREYYIHRAGRTARAGKTGVAISIVTAETERVLDEIGRKYDIEFDKPPVPTDEQVAQRVSQRLVVLLEEELRNKTRMERERMQRFVPLAQRLIAEEEPELLAMLLDEYYHESLHATDGEAEEQERQERRPSDRDRGSRR, from the coding sequence ATGGCCTACAAGGCAGTCATCGACCTGACGCAGAAGGCGCAGGACGACAAACGCAAGCAGCAAGCGAAGGAACGATTTCAGGAGCCGGAGCCCGCGCTCCCTCCGATGGACGTGAAGGACCTGCCGCCCGCCCTCCAGGACGGCGTCGAAGGCGTCGGCTGGCCGAGCCTGATGCCGGTGCAGCAGCGCGCGGTCCCGTACATGCTCGCCGGGCAGGACCTCATCGTGCAGGCCCGCACCGGCACCGGCAAGACCGGCGCGTTCCTCCTCCCCCTCCTCGAACTCCTCGACCCGCACAAGAAAGAGATGCAGGCCCTCGTGCTCGGGCCGACGCGCGAGCTCGCGCGGCAGATCCTCAGCGAGTTTGAGCGGATGAACGGCGGCCGGCCCGAAGAGGAGCGGCTCCACGCCGTGGCCGTCTACGGCGGCGTCGGCTACGGGCCCCAGGTGAGCGCGTTCAAAGAGGGCGCCCAGCTCGTCGTCGGCACGCCGGGCCGCGTGCTCGACCACCTCGACAAGGGGACGCTCCGGCTCGACGGGCTCCGCATCCTCATCCTCGACGAGGCCGACGAGATGCTCTCGATGGGGTTCTACCCCGCGATGAAGAAGCTCCAGCGCTTCCTCCCGCGCAACCGCCAGAGCTACATGTTCTCGGCGACGATGCCGTTCAAAGTGCAGCGGATGGGCGAGGAGTTCCTGCAAAAGCCCGGCTTCCTCACGCTCTCCTCCGGCCGCGTCCACGTCGACTCGATGGACCACCGCGCCTACCGCGTGAGCGCGATGGATAAGGACCGCACGCTCGTGCGCCTCATCGAGTTGGAGAACCCCGACGCGGCGATCATCTTCGCCAACACCCGGCGCGAGGTCGAGTACCTCGCCGCGTTCCTCCGCAACTTCGGCCACGACGCCGCCGAGATCTCCAGCGACCTCACGCAGAGCGCCCGCGAAGAGGTCATGGGCCGCCTCCGCAAAGGCGAACTCCGCTTCCTCGTCGCCACCGACGTGGCCGCGCGCGGGATCGACATCTCGGACCTCTCGCACGTGTTCATGTACGACGTGCCGCAGGACCGCGAGTACTACATCCACCGCGCCGGGCGGACGGCCCGCGCCGGCAAGACCGGCGTCGCCATCAGCATCGTCACCGCCGAGACCGAGCGCGTGCTCGACGAGATCGGGCGGAAGTACGACATCGAGTTTGACAAGCCGCCCGTGCCGACGGACGAACAAGTGGCCCAGCGCGTGAGCCAGCGGCTCGTCGTCTTGCTCGAAGAGGAGCTTCGCAACAAGACGCGGATGGAGCGCGAGCGGATGCAGCGGTTCGTCCCGCTCGCCCAGCGCCTCATCGCCGAAGAGGAGCCCGAACTCCTCGCGATGCTGCTCGACGAGTATTACCACGAGAGCCTCCACGCGACCGACGGGGAGGCGGAAGAGCAGGAGCGGCAGGAACGCCGCCCGAGCGACCGCGACCGCGGCTCCAGGAGATAA
- a CDS encoding ChaN family lipoprotein yields MRPLGLLALSFALATAGCVTAQTAGPPPMESMTAESMEAKPMDAGMTDEMSADAYRLYTAAGAPSTFDDLVAAMRDADVVILGETHDDATTHALQLRLFQAAATLDRPVALSLEMFERDVQGVLDEYLAGTIRERDFLDAARPWGNYVTDYRPLVEFARERGLPVVAANAPQRYVSRVSRLGPDALDTLPSAVRTVLPPNVAPASVALEAEFTALMQGMMGHGHGAAPDSTTSDAAAVHGSAPDLTNLLHAQNLRDASMGHTIATYLDWHPGHRVVHLNGTFHSEGGLGVPEHLLRYRPETRTLVVTMRPDDAFPALDLAAFRGADGFFVVVDPASR; encoded by the coding sequence ATGCGCCCCCTCGGTCTGCTCGCCCTTTCGTTCGCGCTCGCCACCGCGGGCTGCGTCACGGCCCAAACCGCCGGCCCACCGCCGATGGAGTCGATGACAGCGGAATCGATGGAGGCGAAGCCGATGGATGCGGGGATGACCGACGAGATGAGCGCGGACGCGTACCGGCTCTACACCGCCGCCGGCGCTCCGTCCACGTTCGACGACCTCGTCGCCGCGATGCGCGACGCCGATGTCGTGATCCTCGGCGAGACGCACGACGACGCGACGACGCACGCCCTCCAACTCCGGCTGTTTCAGGCCGCGGCTACGCTCGACCGGCCCGTCGCCCTCTCGCTCGAGATGTTCGAACGCGACGTGCAGGGCGTGCTCGACGAGTACCTCGCCGGGACGATCCGCGAGCGCGACTTCCTCGACGCCGCCAGGCCGTGGGGCAACTACGTCACCGACTACCGTCCGCTCGTCGAGTTTGCGCGCGAGCGCGGGCTCCCGGTCGTCGCCGCGAACGCGCCGCAGCGCTACGTCAGCCGCGTCTCCCGACTCGGCCCCGACGCGCTCGACACGCTCCCGAGCGCGGTGCGCACCGTGCTGCCGCCGAATGTCGCCCCCGCTTCCGTAGCGCTCGAAGCGGAGTTCACCGCGCTCATGCAGGGGATGATGGGCCACGGCCATGGCGCCGCCCCCGACTCGACGACCTCGGACGCTGCCGCCGTCCACGGCAGCGCGCCCGACCTCACGAACCTGCTCCACGCGCAGAACCTCCGCGATGCCTCGATGGGCCACACGATCGCGACCTACCTCGACTGGCACCCGGGCCACCGCGTCGTCCACCTCAACGGGACGTTCCACAGCGAGGGCGGGCTCGGCGTGCCGGAGCACCTCCTGCGGTACCGGCCGGAGACCCGCACGCTCGTCGTCACCATGCGGCCCGACGACGCGTTCCCGGCGCTCGACCTCGCCGCGTTCCGGGGCGCCGACGGCTTCTTCGTCGTCGTCGATCCGGCCAGTCGGTAG